A stretch of Trichocoleus sp. DNA encodes these proteins:
- a CDS encoding HlyD family efflux transporter periplasmic adaptor subunit: MVNSIRPVQIQSFESHDFLPPISRWTSLGGIILICTIGTAISLSAITRYNVVVKANATIRPTGELRVVQSELEGTIKQIAVKDNQQIKRGEAIAYLDDTKLHIQASQLQSSIQQQQTQMEQVAAQIRFLETQIMAESHSTERAIASAQAETVRNQWDLQERQTTAEAGFQEAQVSLEQASDEWNRYRQLAEVGAISQLQSKEKESAVRAAAARLERAKASLNPTNAPVIVAQQSIAQEQAKGAATLANLRKEREALVQRESEIRLQLIREQKELEQAKRDLHRSVIRATSNGTIFQLNVLNPHQVVRSGESIAQIVPAQTPLVVKANIANQDIERVKVGQTAQVRIDACPYSDYGILEGTVQAIAPDAGTQTNNSNASGTTQPAGSANTFTVTITTEDSVLTKGQRQCQIQAGMQATAHIVSQQETFLQFVLRKARLWTDL, from the coding sequence ATGGTTAACAGCATTCGTCCCGTTCAAATTCAATCTTTTGAAAGCCACGATTTTTTGCCGCCCATTAGCCGCTGGACGTCTTTAGGAGGGATAATTCTAATTTGTACAATTGGCACAGCAATTTCGTTATCTGCAATTACACGATATAACGTTGTCGTAAAAGCGAATGCAACCATTCGTCCTACCGGTGAACTGCGAGTCGTTCAATCTGAACTAGAGGGCACAATTAAGCAAATTGCTGTAAAAGATAACCAGCAAATCAAGCGAGGGGAAGCTATTGCTTATCTAGATGATACAAAACTACACATTCAAGCAAGTCAGTTGCAGAGTAGCATTCAGCAACAGCAAACTCAAATGGAGCAAGTTGCCGCTCAGATTCGATTTCTCGAAACTCAAATTATGGCTGAATCACATTCAACCGAACGAGCAATCGCAAGCGCTCAGGCAGAAACAGTCCGCAATCAATGGGATTTGCAAGAGCGACAAACTACTGCTGAGGCAGGTTTCCAAGAGGCTCAGGTTTCGTTAGAACAGGCAAGCGATGAGTGGAATCGCTATCGTCAGCTTGCAGAAGTTGGTGCGATTTCGCAGCTACAGTCTAAGGAAAAAGAATCAGCTGTTCGCGCAGCAGCAGCGAGGTTGGAACGAGCAAAAGCATCACTGAATCCTACGAATGCACCCGTGATCGTAGCTCAACAAAGTATTGCTCAGGAGCAAGCAAAAGGGGCAGCAACACTGGCAAATTTAAGAAAGGAGCGGGAAGCTTTAGTGCAACGGGAGTCAGAAATTCGATTGCAATTGATTCGCGAGCAAAAAGAATTGGAGCAAGCGAAGCGTGATTTGCATCGTAGCGTGATTCGGGCAACCAGTAATGGAACGATTTTTCAGTTGAATGTTCTGAACCCACATCAAGTTGTTCGTTCGGGTGAAAGTATTGCTCAAATTGTGCCAGCCCAGACCCCACTGGTTGTTAAAGCCAATATCGCGAACCAAGACATCGAGCGGGTCAAAGTTGGGCAAACAGCGCAAGTGCGAATTGATGCTTGCCCTTACTCGGACTACGGCATTCTAGAGGGAACGGTTCAAGCGATCGCGCCAGACGCAGGGACTCAAACCAATAACTCAAATGCATCTGGGACGACTCAACCGGCTGGGAGTGCCAATACCTTTACCGTCACGATCACCACGGAAGACTCAGTGTTAACGAAGGGACAGCGGCAATGTCAGATCCAGGCAGGAATGCAAGCAACTGCTCATATTGTCTCGCAGCAGGAAACATTCTTACAGTTTGTTCTAAGAAAAGCACGGCTCTGGACAGATTTGTAA
- a CDS encoding peptidase domain-containing ABC transporter: protein MRYPFIEQHSEEDCGAACLASIAKHYGLKMTVRQIRDLVGTGQRGTNLWGLQQGATQLGFTTRPVRVSADVLNRLHEIPLPAIIHWHGSHWVVLYGRRQQRFVVVDPAIGVRHLSARELTEGWVDWVMLLLEPDVTGLKAQPEQKETGLRRFLQRVWVHRTIIAHALVINIVVGLLSLASPILLQILTDDVLIREDFYLLNTIAIVVIIMTLVSNSLELVQSNLVTHFAQRLELGMVFEFCQTILQLPLSYYESRRSGEVISRLQDIQQLNYLISQVVVSLPSQFFVALISFGLMLFYSWKLSLFSIAFAILMTGSTVIFQPVLQRKIQQTLITDAENQGILVETFKGALTLKTLDAVPQFWHEFQSRFSRLAGYNLRTNQISVLNNSFSGLVSGVGSIGLLWFGGHLVMNSTENLSIGQLLAFKAMQDNFVNLIATVINFIDEFTRAKAAAQRLSEVTEMASEDTENRNKLDANIPADATIECRDLHFDYADRTNLFKHFSVQIPGGQFTALIGQSGCGKSTLVKLIAGLYPLQAGTIHIGDYNQQDLSLNSLRQQIVLVPQEPHFWSRSIIDNFQIAAPEATFDQIVEACRISGADAFISRLPNSYQTILGEFATNLSGGQRQRLAIARALIHNPSILILDESTSGLDPSSEAELIDRLLDYRRGKTTILISHRPSVIQRADWIILLEQGQVKSQGSRADILAQAGNHLERLYTDSPYAYAS, encoded by the coding sequence GTGAGATATCCATTCATTGAACAGCACAGCGAAGAGGATTGCGGCGCAGCCTGCCTTGCCTCGATTGCTAAGCACTATGGTTTAAAGATGACTGTCCGCCAAATTCGTGATTTAGTTGGCACAGGACAGCGAGGTACCAACCTCTGGGGACTTCAGCAAGGAGCAACACAATTAGGATTTACGACTCGTCCAGTGAGAGTCTCTGCGGATGTGCTCAATCGGCTGCACGAAATCCCGCTTCCTGCAATTATTCATTGGCATGGTAGCCACTGGGTTGTTCTCTACGGCAGGCGGCAGCAGCGGTTTGTAGTTGTTGATCCGGCGATCGGGGTACGTCATCTCTCTGCTAGGGAATTGACTGAGGGATGGGTAGATTGGGTTATGCTTCTACTTGAACCGGACGTGACTGGGTTAAAAGCACAACCTGAACAAAAAGAAACAGGATTGCGTCGGTTTTTACAGCGAGTCTGGGTACATCGCACCATCATAGCTCATGCCCTGGTGATTAATATTGTTGTTGGTTTGTTGTCTCTGGCATCTCCAATTTTGCTACAGATTCTTACTGATGATGTACTGATTCGAGAAGACTTCTATTTGCTCAACACGATTGCAATTGTTGTCATCATTATGACCTTGGTGAGCAACAGCTTGGAACTCGTGCAGTCTAATTTAGTGACTCATTTTGCTCAGCGCTTAGAACTAGGAATGGTTTTCGAGTTTTGTCAGACGATTCTGCAGTTGCCATTGAGTTACTATGAATCGCGACGCAGTGGTGAAGTAATTAGCCGATTACAGGATATCCAACAGCTAAACTATCTCATTTCTCAAGTTGTTGTCAGCCTACCTAGTCAATTCTTTGTTGCACTGATTTCCTTTGGATTGATGCTATTTTATAGCTGGAAACTCAGTTTATTCTCGATCGCTTTTGCGATTTTAATGACGGGCTCTACAGTGATATTTCAGCCAGTTCTCCAGCGTAAAATTCAGCAGACGCTCATCACTGATGCAGAGAATCAGGGCATTTTGGTTGAAACCTTTAAGGGCGCACTCACATTGAAAACCCTGGACGCTGTGCCTCAATTTTGGCATGAGTTTCAGAGCCGTTTTAGCCGATTAGCAGGCTACAATCTTCGCACCAATCAAATCAGTGTTTTAAATAACTCTTTTTCTGGTTTAGTATCTGGAGTTGGCAGTATTGGATTACTCTGGTTCGGCGGGCATTTAGTAATGAATTCGACTGAAAATTTGAGTATTGGGCAGCTGCTTGCGTTTAAGGCAATGCAAGATAATTTTGTCAATCTTATTGCCACTGTGATTAACTTTATTGATGAGTTTACTAGAGCAAAAGCAGCAGCGCAGAGGCTTTCAGAAGTTACAGAAATGGCTTCAGAAGATACAGAAAATCGTAATAAACTAGATGCAAACATTCCAGCAGATGCGACGATTGAATGTCGTGATTTGCACTTCGATTATGCCGATCGCACCAATCTCTTCAAACACTTCTCAGTACAAATTCCTGGTGGTCAGTTCACTGCACTCATTGGTCAATCTGGCTGTGGCAAAAGTACTTTAGTTAAACTCATTGCCGGACTCTATCCCCTTCAGGCAGGCACTATTCATATTGGCGATTACAATCAGCAGGATCTCTCGTTAAATAGCTTACGACAGCAGATTGTTTTAGTGCCGCAAGAACCACATTTCTGGAGCCGATCGATTATTGATAACTTCCAAATTGCTGCGCCAGAAGCTACATTTGATCAAATTGTCGAGGCTTGCCGAATCAGCGGAGCTGATGCCTTTATCAGCCGTTTACCTAACAGCTACCAAACAATTTTGGGAGAATTTGCCACCAACCTTTCAGGTGGACAACGGCAACGATTAGCCATTGCACGAGCTTTAATTCACAATCCCTCTATTTTAATTCTAGATGAATCGACTTCTGGTCTTGATCCTTCTAGCGAAGCTGAATTAATCGATCGATTGCTAGATTATCGTCGAGGAAAGACAACGATTTTAATTAGCCATCGTCCTTCAGTGATTCAGCGTGCCGATTGGATTATTTTGCTGGAGCAGGGACAGGTGAAATCTCAAGGTAGTCGAGCAGATATCCTAGCGCAAGCTGGAAATCATTTAGAAAGGCTCTATACGGATTCACCTTACGCTTACGCCTCCTAA